gaaatcttcagtttttttggcaatttcatgtATTATATAGTCTTCATTCAATCTGAGTTTCTAGATTTGATAgattaaatagtgatggtgctgttttttacatcagtaatgttctgactatactttgtgatcagttgaattcgactttggtgaattaaagtaccaatttccttccgaaacagcaaaatctgttcattattccaaacttttggccgtgtgtgtatatgtgtgtatatatttttttcttctatttgctttttattattattaattttttttattatctctgtctttgtgttgtattttttgtgcaccggaagcttctgtcaccaagacaaatgtgtatgtgtaagcattaagctaattctgattctaaTTTTTGTAGGCTTACATTTATATGGAAACAACATATTCTCTTGCAATTGGCTGACTTGCTCTAGGAGAGCAGCTTTAAATGTCATTTACTTTTTTATAGTTCGACTGTCCCCTCCCCAAGTTAAATGCATCAACTCGTCATGCAGCAGAGACCGTATTCACCTGTTTTCTTGTATAAGAATTCTCCATTGTTGACCGTTGCGGTCTCGTGGAATGCACAAGCCAGAACTGGCATAACTGAACCCCCAGGTCTCTCCAAGGTATAATGGGAAGACCAATCTGTGATGTCTGTGAGACTGCCCTGAAAGCATACATCAAAGCTGCTGCTTTACCCACATAAAACTTCACTGCAGCTGGCATTTAAGAACAATCTCTGCATTCCCAGATTTTGACCTTGACTAGTGCAATTTGTTGTGACATCCTTGTAATATCCTATTAGCTTTTATATTGTGGGGACTCAATAGAGATTCATGTTTGTGAATCAGTTGGAGAATAGACAGTGAGAGGTTTTCATGTGACCTTTTAATATGAAAGCCTGATATTTCTGTAACTTTAAATGGCAGTTATTTGCTGTTAAATTGTCTTACATTTTTGTTCCCTTGTCTACCTGTTGTCAGGGtcttattgctctttgttgtctTATACACACTCTCACCCCCCTCACTCTGACCATTTTCTGCTCTTTTATCCTAGGTGGATGCGAGTACAACCTGCAGAATGAACCCTCTCAGTGCGCTCGGCATCGATCGAACTAGCCTGATGCGGGAGAGCCTCCGTGTCCATGGAGGAATGGTTTATCCACCAGGAATCCGGACCCTGCCAACAGAAAAAGGCTATGTTGGTGATAGGATCCCAGACCTGCTCTACAAACCAGATGTGTCTCTCGACAGTAGAAAGACAACAAGCAGTTACATTGGACTTTATAAGAGTACCCCACCAGGGATTCAGAAGCCGCTGGTTGTGCCTGGGACTGGTGCAGATGCTTTAGGGTTGGACAGACGGGTTTTACCAGCAGACAAGCCACCAGAATTGAGTCTGAATGGGGGTAGCAGCTATCTGAGGGTTCCCTGGATGAGTCCCTACCATGATGCTGGAATGTACCCTTTTTTAGATTCCAGTAAATATGCTGCTTTGAACATGTATAAAGCGTCAATCCTGTCACAACCACCACCTTACCTTCCCCAGCATCTGGCCTACCAGTCTCTATGTGCAGGAGCAGGAGGCAGTGCAGCTGGTGCGGAGCGCTTGTTTTACATGCCCCCCTATCCTCCTGCACCTATATCTTCACCTCTTGCTCCTCCCCTCAGGATACCCACTGCCACTGTCGCCCCTACAGCACTGTCACCAATGATGCACCACCAGGACAAAACTATACAGAGTATAGGCCCAAGGATTCACCATGAGCCCTCTGCATTTGGGCAGCAGACCATACATCAGCAGACACAACTTCACCACCAGTCTTCCAGTGACAGGCAACACAGCAGCAGCGGGAATGGTGCCAACAACAGCAAGTCTATTCGGACCTTATCCAGCAAAAACACAAGTAGTACTAGCAGCAGTATGAGCAGTAGTTGCAGTGCTGGTGTTTGCAGCAGCTCCAGTTCTATTGTCTCAGTGGACTCATGTTCTTCTCTGGCAATGCAGCCATCCCGTCCTACACCACGCCCCCCTCAACCATCTGCAGCTGCCCCACCCCCTACTCCACATCTTGTGGACAGCACAATGGAGTTCCAGAAGCCTCTGTACAGAAGTCCTTCGtcctcctcatcatcctcacctTTGGTTGCTCACCCTGTCTATATTAGCAGCACTTCCCAAGAGCTTCGGCCCCCACTTCGGCCTGCTAGCCAGAAGTCTAAGGCCAAAGAGGCAACCTTGGAGTCAAACAAAGGTTTGGTAAATGAACGAAAAGGCAGCAGCTCACCTGTTAAGGCCTCTTCTGAGAAACAACCTCAACAGGGGCCTGTTACCAAAGACCCGGCAGACAAACCTTTAGACCTGTCTGCAAAAATCATGGACTTTAAAGGACCTCCCAATGGATACCCCCCAAAATTAGAGGCCTTAGCCAAACTTGGCTATTCCCCCACCAATCGTTATGGACTTCCCCCAAACAGGGAGCTTTTGAAAGAAGCTCTGTCTCCTTCATCCTCTGCTGTTAGCACTTCTTCTAAAACTCCAGAAAGGCCAGAGATAATTAGCACTTTACCCACTTCCTGGGTTGTGCCAAGTCCTACTCGGACAATCAGCTCAGAGGCTAGTCAAAACAAAGGCTCCAGCATAACCAAGAACAAGAATTTTGAGCATGCAGTACCACAGTCAAGAAGTTCCTCATGCCCAAGGATAGATGACCAAAATGTCTCAATCCCAAATTCTGCCCCTTCTGTCATGCCTACTGCATCTCGGCCATCATCTGTCTCGCCTATCCCCAAGATCAATGGTGAATGGCCAAAATCAGTCAACACCCCACCAGAAAAGAACCCAACTAATAACCATTGTGGCAGTCATCCCTCCACTACAAAGCCCTCAAAGACACTCAAAAAAACTGAAACCCCTGAAATTGGTTTCAAGCCCCAGTCATCACATTTAGAGAATGGACATACTCCAAGCCACCTCTACATGCCCCAGGGTGATGCTTATCTTCCTTCCCGCTTAGCATATCCTAGCAGATATCTCTCATACCCAGTACCTGAGAGTCTATCCCTCTCCCACTTGCAGATGCCTGGAAAAGGGCCAGTTTACCCTCATCCAGTTCTTCTTGGCACTAACAGCTTGTATTCAGCACGTTTGCCACCAAAGCCTACCCTCCCATATGGAATCCCGCCCAGTCATGGAGAGTATCTGACCTACCATGACTCACAGGAGATGGTCCATCCACTAATGTCTCCCCACCTGCCTCTGGATCACAAAGTCCCAGAGCGTCTTGAACTGAGGTCCAGACCCTTGGACAAGCCTTGGCACCATGAGGAGGTTTCATACAAGCGCCAGAGCACCACCACAGACCCAAGCTACATTTCTGAGAGAGAATCAGAAAGGCAAGATTTTCTGGGCTTCAAGTCTCAGAGCAAGCCTCAAGAGGAAATTGTCTGTATAGACCTGGTCCAAGATGACACAGATGGTAGCCCAGAGCCAGACAAACACAGTGTCATTGATGCCAAAAGCAAAGAGCCAGCTAAGCCTGTCGGCAGTGGGACAGGGATGGGGAATGAAAGTGGCAGTAATTTTGAGGCAAAAGAGCCAGAACTCATGCAGATATTGCGCTCCGGCCTGCCTTCCGTATTCAGGCCAGCTGAGTCAGAGCAGCGGCCAGAAGTATGCAGTCCACCTCGGCCGCAAAAGCAGCCTGACTCACCTGTGCACAGCCCGGGTGAAGAGAGCTCCTCTGAGCATAGCCCACTACCAGACATGTTGGAGGAGCAGACACAACGGTGTGCTAGAACTTCTGGCGAAAGGGCTCGGACTGATGTTGCAGAATTCAAAGTTGATCGGCACCATGCTAATCAACAATATGTGGACTTGAGCAAGGATAAACCAGAAGACACAGAGTCCCATGAGGATGAGGAAGAAGGACATGGATTATCTAAAAATAAAAGATCCAGCCTAGCCAAGAGAATAGCAAATTCATCAGGTTATGTTGGCGACCGCTTCAAGTGCGTCACCACTGAGCTGTATGCGGACTCCAGCAAGTTGAGCCGGGAACAGCGAGCCCTACTGGTGAGTTTGCAGACTTGTATGTTCGATAGGATTGATTGGAAAGGTTTTGCAGTTATGTAAATTTTTTAATGGGATGAGAATCATTCAGGCACCTTTTAGGTGAAACACCTCCCACAATCTAGTCCATTGTTGACACTTTATTGACCAGTTACTGTCATTGTATTTGATAATGTTCCCAGCCATCCTGATAAGTGTAAAGCTTGTCTTTAAAAATAGCTCAATGACCACAATTTTGGCTTTGAGTGAGCATTTGCATCCAAGTTCCACACTAGGTTACATTGAACAGCCCATTAATTACAGCTCTCTGTAACCCACCCTCCTTTTCCTGCTCACTCTTTCTATCACTTCTTGAAAACCTGCTGCGAATCTGTAAAGCAGGCTTTAAAGGCTTCAGTGCCACCGTTAGCAAGAGATAACGTGTGTTTAAGAGCACACACACTCAAGTGTGTGGTTCAGTTAGGGTTAACACAATGTCCTGTCTGTGGCTGCACTGCCCAGTCATGTGGAATATCAACTGccatgtggttgtgtgtgtgggtgtacatGGTGTGTCCTTGCTAGCACATACTGCTTCAGGCAACTGTTAACCTGCAAGTGAGCCCTGgagactggtgtgtgtgtgtctgaaataAGAGTGTGCAATTGTGTTTTGTGGTATACCCAACATAATTGCACACCCTTTCCTATAGGCTTCCATCCTGGTTCCTCTCtgtattcacacacaaacacatgcacaaccCCAGTCCCCAATAGCCATGTGCATGGTGGCAGCCCTCCCAGCTTATGTGAAATCCGGCCCATTCTTTCCTGATGGGGAAGATTAGAGCTCTTACCAGAAGCAGCGAGCAGAGAGCTCGCCGACTGGCAGAGCCATTActgtgcgcacgcacacacacataagcacagTCGCCCAGTTCAGAGCGGAGGCTGGTGGAAGACAATGCTCTCGTTTCAGATACCTCAAATAATTTCTAAAAGCCCCTTTACATAAGCCCAATATTTTTTGCCCATATAGTCCACAGCATATTAATCATTTAAACTACCGCTTCCAAAACATTGGTGTTCTGAAATACTGTAACTCAGTAAATAAAACGCAAATAAGACCCAGTATCTTGATTATGGTGCATTTTAAATGATTGATAGATTGTTGGGTTGCAACATGGTAAGTTGATGTTTCTAATGTACTGATGTGTAACAGTATATgtgggatagttcagccaaaaatgaaaattcagtaatttactcgccctcaaacCCGTATGgtcttcttccgtggaacacaaaaggagatgttaggtagaccgacagcctcagtcactttcatttgatgaaaaaagaaaatgcaagaaaagtgaatgagggtgagtaaattatgaaaatgtttatttttggcacATCTGGAAAAGCTATGCATGTACTGGAAAAATGCGGGGAATGCATGtactaataaaaatgtatatcttgaatgcactgtaagtcactttggataaaaccgtaatgcataaatgtacatttaaatgtgtgtaatcATTGAAAACTATA
This region of Xyrauchen texanus isolate HMW12.3.18 chromosome 48, RBS_HiC_50CHRs, whole genome shotgun sequence genomic DNA includes:
- the LOC127639324 gene encoding LOW QUALITY PROTEIN: BCL-6 corepressor-like (The sequence of the model RefSeq protein was modified relative to this genomic sequence to represent the inferred CDS: inserted 1 base in 1 codon), whose protein sequence is MVDASTTCRMNPLSALGIDRTSLMRESLRVHGGMVYPPGIRTLPTEKGYVGDRIPDLLYKPDVSLDSRKTTSSYIGLYKSTPPGIQKPLVVPGTGADALGLDRRVLPADKPPELSLNGGSSYLRVPWMSPYHDAGMYPFLDSSKYAALNMYKASILSQPPPYLPQHLAYQSLCAGAGGSAAGAERLFYMPPYPPAPISSPLAPPLRIPTATVAPTALSPMMHHQDKTIQSIGPRIHHEPSAFGQQTIHQQTQLHHQSSSDRQHSSSGNGANNSKSIRTLSSKNTSSTSSSMSSSCSAGVCSSSSSIVSVDSCSSLAMQPSRPTPRPPQPSAAAPPPTPHLVDSTMEFQKPLYRSPSSSSSSSPLVAHPVYISSTSQELRPPLRPASQKSKAKEATLESNKGLVNERKGSSSPVKASSEKQPQQGPVTKDPADKPLDLSAKIMDFKGPPNGYPPKLEALAKLGYSPTNRYGLPPNRELLKEALSPSSSAVSTSSKTPERPEIISTLPTSWVVPSPTRTISSEASQNKGSSITKNKNFEHAVPQSRSSSCPRIDDQNVSIPNSAPSVMPTASRPSSVSPIPKINGEWPKSVNTPPEKNPTNNHCGSHPSTTKPSKTLKKTETPEIGFKPQSSHLENGHTPSHLYMPQGDAYLPSRLAYPSRYLSYPVPESLSLSHLQMPGKGPVYPHPVLLGTNSLYSARLPPKPTLPYGIPPSHGEYLTYHDSQEMVHPLMSPHLPLDHKVPERLELRSRPLDKPWHHEEVSYKRQSTTTDPSYISERESERQDFLGFKSQSKPQEEIVCIDLVQDDTDGSPEPDKHSVIDAKSKEPAKPVGSGTGMGNESGSNFEAKEPELMQILRSGLPSVFRPAESEQRPEVCSPPRPQKQPDSPVHSPGEESSSEHSPLPDMLEEQTQRCARTSGERARTDVAEFKVDRHHANQQYVDLSKDKPEDTESHEDEEEGHGLSKNKRSSLAKRIANSSGYVGDRFKCVTTELYADSSKLSREQRALLMEGLSQEDSNLSQPAAYWERAMIRFSELELKEREGCVSSAAPGXGREQDRERERELADSQHGTGDWELSQPSSRPSAAISALSNHTEQHNGVTPTCANNRVPVLQRCGPLVDVSQSCRAEEKRARDEEVVSVGTVTGRKRALGLEASQDHPDSTHTVEERERDGERRARGEDDNSIAAKRAKLISDIWLQPSEQEVKNLKVCIELTGLRLSKPRHLHNLQDLWDRQGQLNHDRPQFGAPNLGMPPTSKSSLPPLHTTRREKFDPCPPEVPRVAPGAPAVDRNLKFEEKGVKRKGELERGWTKEHLQYAESDTAVSIHSDAFCGDSSVRKYSALQSHLSDKRQRLKEYRKSVGSSSPSPDPDGTFPLRLRRHGDSEKPKGKRQCKTKHLGQQERKMLSQSTNEDCPELSPAHQHKVVKRSAQKRPASLSDYESSPVKPRPPSPDYQAVAPPTPPCLVPEIPTPLVAPTLPVLPEPPASRPMPPEARRLIVNKNAGETLLQRAARLGYEEVVLYCLENKVCDVNHRDNAGYCALHEACSRGWLSIVQHLLEHGADINCSAQDGTRPLHDAVENDHLDVVRLLLSYGADPTLATYSGRGLLKMTHSDKMECFLSDYFADLQGRADDDPSVYWEFYGSAVCEPADDSSGYDILANPPGPGEDEDKQREVFEFEFSDRPLLPCYNIQVSLSQGPRNWLLLSDVLKRLKMSARTFRATFTHIEVVTIAEGEFYKQASLSQLFSCPEELEGFMPDSKELLDLVEISAELVALLGSSLECLDDRWEPASRPRSYTYTHNDTWTAPEGH